In Nomascus leucogenys isolate Asia chromosome 3, Asia_NLE_v1, whole genome shotgun sequence, the genomic window ATCCACCTCTCCCCCTCTTCACCGGAGGAGAGAGCGTCTCCCAGGGAATCAGACCTGAATTTAAGTTTAAGCTCCTAATTAGGCTTCCAACCCGGTTTTACTATACACTTTGCGTCAGGTACATCTGTGATTGTCCCATTTGTCATTAGTGTGGGCCCTTAGGAAGTCAATAGAGGACAGAACTCTGGTGTTCCTGGATCCTTGACTAAAGCATCATTTTAATGTATCTAAATCTCACTATAAGCCCTCGCTCTCTGGTTATGgtgaaatattcaaattattgGCATATTCAAGGTATCTTTAAGTAGTATTTTGAAAAACttggtgttatgggttgaattgtgtcttgCCCcatccaaattcatatgttgaagtcctaatccccaacatctcagaatgtgactatatttggagagagggtctttacagaggtaaaatgaggtcattaggttGGGTCCTAATCCAGtataactggtgtccttagaaggggaaatttggagacagactcACGTAGAGGGAAGATaatgtgaagagacacagggaagaGGCCATCTGTGCTAAGGAGAGAGCCCTGGAACCtattctccctcacagccccaGAAGGAATCAACCCTGCTGAAAACTTGACCTTGGACCTCTGGATTTCAGAACTCTGAGACATACATTTCTGTGGTCTGAGCCGCCCGATCTACGGTACTTTTTACAGCAGCTCTCAAAAACTAATATACTTGGGAGCCAGGTTGGGAAAACCTATTTGAAAGGCAGATGGACTCCATAGATAGGAGTGGGGCTACCACACCGTGCAATATTTGAAATAGTCAACTGTTACTGTCTACACTGTTGAAAGACTAACAACGACATTTGCTTGGGCAGGGAGCTCCTAAACGTTCGTCAGCAAAATGTGCTATTCATTTGTGTAGAGGACTTCCAGTTTCATTCcgcttttttaaaataaggaaatttggGTAGGGTTTTCATGACCTGAGTTGGGTTTTCGTGACCTGAGTAGGGTCACACAGAGATCAGGTGAGTGGTAAAGTGGGAATACATTTGTAGCTTCCTGTTTGTAGTCTTAGTGGTCTATTGATGGGAATCCTCTGATTCTCAGTAAGAAGTGGCTATTGTTAGAggcacaggatttttttttcagtactgaaatatttagcacagtgcctggtacatggtaaaGCTAAAATTGTAACTTGCTATTAGTGACCAACTCTGGAAAAGGACTGCTTTTCTTAAGTTAGCAGTCAGGTAAGCTCTGCCCCatgaaatttatatattattggggcttaatatttttattatttatttattaattttttgagaccgagtctcactctgtcaccccggctggaggacagtggcatgatctcggctcactgcaacctctgccttccagattcaagtgattctcctgcctcagcctcccaagtagctgggactatggcacccaccaccacacctggctatgttttgtatttttagtagagatggggtttcaccatgttggctaggctggtctcaaactcccgatctcaaatgatctgcccacctcggcctcccaaagtgctgggattacaggcatgagccaccacgcctggcccatcaataaagtatttttaatattaggTCTGAGTGTGCTGCCTTGAGCAGtctattttacattattattaactttgCACATTATTTATAAATCATCTCTGAAAAGACTCAacacaaaatatttctataaCAAATCAGAAGCATGcatgatgttttattttaaaaagctgataaGGAAAATTGAAGTTGAGCATCTCTAAGATACTGGATAAATATCTTAATAATTGAGCAGTAAAGTTCTAATACATTACAAACATTTTACCATTATGTTTGCCAATAATTAAACAAACTGAGCATCGTAAGAATGAGGTGAGATGTAAAATTACTGGAAAGTTTAATTCACTAGAAATGagaaattttacatttgttaTGTTATCCTGTATTTGTGTACTAAATTTTTCTGGCAGAATGACTgcttgctgaaaaaaaatgtcttAAAGTAGGTGCTTTTTTATGGTTTTGCAAATTCTGGAGAACAGGGACTGCTTCTTCCTAAACAAGATCCCCGGTCTTGCTGTTAGTCTAGAATAgtgaatatatattcaataaatgcttgttgagtgAACCAACATGTGAATGATCTTCTTAGTGGATTTCTGTTAATTGAGGGAAAGGAGTTAACATGTCAATAAAAAGTGAacatttttactttcaaataagGAAGGCAATTTATTGTAGTGAAATTACATTGAAGTTTTATATATGACCCCCAATGCATATAAAATCATTTACCTCCACATTATAGGATAGGACATCATGAACTACAAAGAAACTCAAAGTGCTATAGATGAGTTAATATTGATGTAATACATTTTCATTAATCTGCCCAAATTTAATTGGATGATTGAAAGGACATGTTGAAgtgtttttcatgattttttctaTGGCCCCTGCTTTTACTGGAGTTTTTAATGCCTTTGATGGCTCCAGACACTCAACTCTGTTCCTTGcagtctgtttctttcttctatgGTGGTGATTAGTTATTGCAAGGCTGCTTATATAGAGTAATATATAGTTTACTCTAGTAAGGAGTAAACTTATACCAGAGATTTAAACATTTCTCTCTAAATGGAGTTTGTGGAAAATGTGAAAATTGGCATGACATTTGAGGCCACATTAAAAaagcaaagataatttttaaacactAACCAAGAGAAAAGTGCCCCAGGAAGCAAGGAACAGCAATGTACTTCACTGCAAGTTCACAAACGTGTGCAGGGATCATTAGACACTCTTTGCACCTAACACCTTATCTagaatacattttatacatttttacatattgCACAAATCCAGGTACACACAGACTATCTGATCGCCATGGCCATGGTGTAGCTATCCTCACTGAGGAGGGCTTTCCACAACTTTCTAAAGGAGCTTATTCAAGACCTTTTAAAAACAATCTACAGGCAGTTCTTTACAAGTCTCATATTTACAGGTAGCACAAGCTATGGCCTCCCTCCTAAATATACGATTCTTTGGCGTATTGGAATTGGTCAGCCTCAAAGACCGGCTGGCTACATCGTCGCACGAGACAGTCCCGCTTATTTCTCTGCACGGACTCGGAGACGGTCCTCAGCGGGAGGAGCTCAGGTCTCCCTGGGCCAGACACGTGCCCCAGAGAGTCCCCAAAAGCATGGACAGTTCTGCTGTGTTTCCATCGCTCAGGCAGGGGAGAGAGTCCGTGGCCAGGGAGTGGCTCTTTGCTGCCCCTGTGTCTTGAGTCCTCTACGTGGTGAGCAGGTGGAAGAGGGGGTAGGAGGCAGTCCGCCTCCAGCATCCTCGCCCTCATGCTCCCGACGGTCAGGCTCCCCGCGGTCTGGCTCCCGTAGGCCGCTAGTCTGGCTGCCGGGCCCTGCATGGCCTCTTCATAAGAGGGTGGGCTTCCAGGCCTCTCCCAGTCAGCTCCCTGGAACACATCATCCACCGAGAGGGCGTGGGGTCTCAGGCAGAAGCCGCGGGCTGTTTGGTTGTGGGTTTCAGACCCATTTTCCTGCACGATTCGGCCGGCAAGCTGGCTTTCCTTTCTAACACCCCTCGGGACGTGGTCCCTGGTAAAGTCTTGCGATTTCCCAGACCCCGCGCTGAGGTTTTTGGTCAGCACTTTTTTGTGAGGGGCAAAGGAGAAAGACATGGAGTGCTTTTTAATTTCTCGGCTGGGCTTGCCTTTTTCCGTCTTTGTGGTGAAAGACTGATGTCTGCTGAAGAAATTTCTTTTGGGACTGGAAGGAGAAGCCACGGGCGAGCTGTCAGAGGACGCGTCCAGCGAGCTGCTGGAGAAGGCTTTGAGAACCAGCGCCCGCGGGAGCACCGAACCCGGGGCCAAGTTCCTGATCTTCAGGTCCACCGGCCTCTTGGTTTTGCCTTGCACTGCAGGGAAGACCTCCTCTGGAAATGGGTCTTCAGCCTCCTCACTTTCCAAACAAGAGCCTACCCGGGGCACGGGGAAGTCCCCTTCACTCTTTGTTAGTGTTTGGTTTGTCACCCGGCTCTCGAGGCACTCCTGGGAGGACGGCATGCTGGGCTCTGAGTACCTCCTATCGGGCTGTGCGAGGGAGCTTTTCAGCCTGGCCACGGTGCTCACAATGGGCTCTGGGCTGACCTCTCGGGCATCCTGTGGGCCCCCACTATCCAAGCCAGCAGCTGTGGCCATGGGCACCTGGGGCTGCCTGCTGGGAGAGCTGATGCCACTGCTGCTGTTGGATTCCACATCAGGATCGTTGCTGTCGTAGGCTGAGTCATTCTGCAGGGTTGACACATCTGGGGGAAGTCAAGCAGCAGTTGAACGTTtgtttgggtttatttatttatttatttttatttgtattttatttattttatgttttttgagatggagtctcgctttgttccccaggctggagtgcagtgatgtgatcttggctcactgcaacctctgcctcctggtttcaagcgattctcctgcctcagcctcctcagtagctaggattacaggtgcccaccaccatgccttgctattttttctatttttagtagagacggggtttcaccatgttggctaggctggtttcgaactcctgatctcaggtgatctgcctgccttggcctcccaaagtgctaggattacaggtgtgagccaccgtgcacggccATTCAAGttcttttagaaatgaaatttgcTACAGTTCGCCCTGCTCATACCAATCAGGGCACTAGGTGATTTATTAGCAGAACTACTTAGGGGCTTGATATGACAAGAAATGTACCGCATGaaaagtttgtttctttctgaatttattttgacatcagaagaaaaatagggaaaggaaatgagtaaaggagggaggaaggagagaaagagaggagagaataagaaaagagagaacagcatttcactgaaaatttattgaccttaatttttaaaactgctccTTTTACTGGACCCATTTTCATTGTGATGGAGTCATATCCCATGAAGTGGAAACAAAAGTTTCTCACTCCAACTCTAGAGCTAAAGGTAGCTTAGTGAAATCAGCAGTGATTTGCGATGTACACTGGGAAGGGGGAAAGACTATCTGTGGGCTGAGGAGGCGCTGCAGGAAAAGCCCGGAGCAGGGTTTTCATGTTTAATGACTTCCTAATGGACTGGAGTCTAGTCCGACTCGGTGATTTGTGAAGGTAACTTCTGCCTCAAATATCAGAGATGCTTTACATTACTGGCAGACTGGCATGAACTTTTCCCTACAAACATAATCAAATGATAGCACATTCCATACCTGAACTGTCAGTGTGCTCCAGGGAGTCATCAGAAGTGATactggaatgcactggaatgttCTCCCCAAATATTTCAAAGCAGTTATCGATGAGGAATTCCACCAATGTCTTCACCTGTGAGGAAAAGTAAGCAATTTGTCAgcttgaagacttttttttttttttttttttttttttttttttttttgggaggtgaGGAAGAATGGGGACACTGGAGTCAGGTGCCAAAATGAGAatctgagatcttttttttttttttttttttttttttgagatggagtctcgctctgtcgcccaggctggagtgcagtggcacaatctcggctcactgcaagcttcgcctcccgggttcacgccattctcctgcctcagcctctccgagtagctgggactacaggcgcctgccaccacgcccggctaattttttgtattttttagtagagacggggtttcaccgtggtctcgatctcctgacctcgtgatccgccctcctcggcctcccaaagtgctgggattacaagcgtgagccaccgcgcccggctgagaatCTGAGATCTTTATGTGTCTGAAAAGAGCATACAGAAATTTGGGAATaat contains:
- the TAGAP gene encoding T-cell activation Rho GTPase-activating protein is translated as MIRCRQSHSHTGVKSTSGQSAPILMKLRSSHNASKTLNANNMETLIECQSEGDIKEHPLLASCESEDSICQLIEVKKRKKVLSWPFLMRRLSPASDFSGALETDLKAPLFDQPLSIICGDSDTLPRPIQDILTILCLKGPSTEGIFRRAANEKARKELKEELNSGDVVDLERLPVHLLAVVFKDFLRSIPRKLLSSDLFEEWMGALEMQDEEDRIEALKQVADKLPRPNLLLLKHLVYVLHLISKNSEVNRMDSSNLAICIGPNMLTLENDQSLSFEAQKDLNNKVKTLVEFLIDNCFEIFGENIPVHSSITSDDSLEHTDSSDVSTLQNDSAYDSNDPDVESNSSSGISSPSRQPQVPMATAAGLDSGGPQDAREVSPEPIVSTVARLKSSLAQPDRRYSEPSMPSSQECLESRVTNQTLTKSEGDFPVPRVGSCLESEEAEDPFPEEVFPAVQGKTKRPVDLKIRNLAPGSVLPRALVLKAFSSSSLDASSDSSPVASPSSPKRNFFSRHQSFTTKTEKGKPSREIKKHSMSFSFAPHKKVLTKNLSAGSGKSQDFTRDHVPRGVRKESQLAGRIVQENGSETHNQTARGFCLRPHALSVDDVFQGADWERPGSPPSYEEAMQGPAARLAAYGSQTAGSLTVGSMRARMLEADCLLPPLPPAHHVEDSRHRGSKEPLPGHGLSPLPERWKHSRTVHAFGDSLGHVSGPGRPELLPLRTVSESVQRNKRDCLVRRCSQPVFEADQFQYAKESYI